A stretch of Camelus bactrianus isolate YW-2024 breed Bactrian camel chromosome 26, ASM4877302v1, whole genome shotgun sequence DNA encodes these proteins:
- the TLR3 gene encoding toll-like receptor 3 has product MVSCCQSKVMSRRLRYHIYSLLGLFPFWILCTSSRCAVRHQVADCSHLKLTQIPDDLPANITVLNLTHNQLRRLPPANFTRYSQLIVLDGGFNSISKLEPELCQSLPLLEILNLQHNELSQLSDKTFLFCMNLAELHLMSNSIQKIQNNPFQNLKNLVKLELSHNGLSSTKLGTQLQLENLQELLLSNNKIHALRSEELDFLGNSSLQRLELSSNKITEFSPGCFHAIGKLFGLSLNNAQLGPSLTEKLCLELSNTSIQNLSLSNVQLYRTSNTTFIGLKQTNLTMLDLSRNSLSVIGNDSFAWLPHLEYLFLEYNNIQHLSSRSFYGLANVRYLNLRRSFAKQSTSLPTLSKTDDFSFQWLNCLEYLNMEDNNFAGIKSNMFTGLKKLKYLSLANAFSSLRTLTNETFVSLAGSPLLILNLTKNKISKIEGGAFSWLGHLRVLDLGLNEIGQELTGQEWRGLENIVEIYLSYNKYLELTSNSFALVPSLQRLMLRRVALKNVASSPSPFLPLLNLTILDLSNNNIANINDDLLKGLEKLEILDLQHNNLARLWKHANPGGPVQFLKGLSHLHILNLESNGFDEIPAEVFKDLFELKSINLGLNNLNILPPSVFDNQVSLKSLNLQKNLITSVEKNVFGPAFKNLSNLDMRFNPFDCTCESIAWFVNWINGTHTNISELSSHYLCNTPPQYHGFPVMLFDLSPCKDSAPFELLFMINTSILLIFIFIVLLIHFEGWRISFYWNVSVHRVLGYKEIDRQPEQFEYAAYIIHAYKDRDWVWEHFSPMEENDQTLKFCLEERDFEAGALELEAIVNSIKRSRKIIFVITQHLLKDPLCKRFKVHHAVQQAIEQNLDSIILIFLEEIPDYKLNHALCLRRGMFKSHCILNWPVQKERIDAFHHKLQVALGSRNSAH; this is encoded by the exons ATGGTCAGCTGTTGTCAGA GCAAAGTCATGAGCAGGCGTTTGCGATATCATATCTACTCCCTTTTGGGGCTGTTCCCCTTCTGGATACTGTGTACATCTTCTAGATGTGCTGTTAGACACCAAGTAGCCGACTGCAGTCACCTGAAGTTGACTCAAATTCCTGATGACCTCCCAGCAAACATAACAGTGTTGAATCTTACCCATAATCAACTCAGAAGATTACCACCTGCCAATTTCACAAGATACAGTCAACTAATTGTCTTGGATGGAGGATTTAACTCCATCTCAAAGCTGGAGCCAGAATTGTGCCAAAGTCTGCCTTTGTTGGAAATTTTGAACCTCCAACACAATGAGCTGTCTCAACTTTCTGATAAAACCTTTCTCTTCTGCATGAATTTGGCTGAACTCCATCTAATGTCCAATTCAATCCAGAAAATCCAGAACAATCCCTTTCAAAACCTGAAG aatttagtCAAGTTAGAGCTATCTCATAATGGTTTATCATCTACTAAATTGGGAACTCAGCTCCAACTGGAAAATCTTCAAGAACTTCTAttatcaaataataaaatacatgcaCTAAGAAGTGAAGAACTTGATTTCCTTGGCAATTCTTCTCTGCAAAGGTTAGAGCTGTCGTCAAATAAAATCACAGAG TTCTCTCCAGGGTGTTTTCACGCAATTGGAAAATTATTCGGCCTCTCTCTGAACAATGCCCAGCTGGGCCCCAGTCTCACAGAGAAGCTTTGCTTGGAATTATCAAACACAAGCATTCAGAATCTCTCCCTGAGCAATGTCCAGCTGTACAGAACCAGCAACACGACTTTCATTGGACTAAAGCAGACAAATCTCACCATGCTTGATCTTTCCCGGAACAGCTTAAGTGTGATCGGTAATGATTCCTTTGCTTGGCTTCCACATCTGGAATATCTCTTTCTGGAATATAAcaacatacagcatttgtcttctCGCTCTTTTTACGGGCTTGCCAATGTGAGATACCTGAATTTGAGACGCTCTTTTGCTAAACAAAGCACTTCCCTGCCTACGCTTTCCAAGACAGATGATTTTTCCTTTCAGTGGCTAAACTGTTTGGAGTATCTCAACATGGAAGATAACAACTTTGCGGGCATAAAAAGCAATATGTTCACAGGACTGAAAAAGCTAAAATACTTAAGTCTAGCCAACGCCTTCTCAAGTTTGCGAACTTTAACAAATGAAACATTTGTATCGCTTGCTGGTTCTCCTCTACTCATACTCAACCTcaccaaaaataaaatctcaaaaataGAGGGTGGTGCCTTTTCTTGGTTGGGCCACCTGAGGGTGCTTGACCTTGGCCTTAATGAAATTGGACAAGAACTCACGGGCCAGGAATGGAGAGGTCTGGAAAATATTGTTGAAATCTATCTTTCCTACAACAAATACCTAGAGCTGACTAGCAACTCTTTTGCCTTGGTTCCCAGCCTTCAACGACTGATGCTCCGGAGGGTGGCCCTTAAAAATGTGGCTAgctccccttccccttttctccctcttcttaaCTTGACCATTCTGGATCTAAGCAACAACAACATAGCCAACATAAACGATGACCTGTTGAAAGGACTTGAGAAACTAGAAATTCTGGATTTGCAGCATAACAACTTAGCACGGCTCTGGAAACATGCAAACCCTGGTGGTCCTGTTCAGTTTCTGAAAGGTCTTTCTCACCTCCACATCCTTAACTTAGAGTCTAATGGCTTTGATGAGATTCCAGCAGAAGTCTTCAAGGACTTATTTGAATTGAAGAGCATCAATTTAGGATTGAATAATTTAAACATCCTTCCACCATCTGTCTTTGATAATCAAGTGTCTCTGAAGTCATTAAATCTTCAGAAGAATCTCATAACATCCgttgagaaaaatgtttttggGCCAGCGTTCAAGAACCTGAGCAATTTAGATATGCGCTTTAATCCATTTGATTGTACATGTGAAAGCATTGCCTGGTTTGTTAATTGGATTAATGGTACCCACACCAACATCTCTGAACTATCAAGCCACTACCTCTGCAATACTCCACCTCAATACCATGGCTTCCCAGTGATGCTTTTTGATTTATCACCCTGCAAAGACAGTGCCCCGTTTGAACTCCTTTTCATGATAAATACCAGTATCCTCTTGATTTTCATCTTTATTGTCCTGCTCATCCATTTTGAAGGCTGGAGGATATCTTTTTATTGGAATGTTTCAGTGCATCGAGTTCTTGGTTACAAAGAAATAGACAGACAGCCAGAGCAATTTGAATATGCAGCATATATAATTCATGCCTATAAAGATAGGGATTGGGTCTGGGAACACTTCTCCCCAATGGAGGAAAATGATCAAACTCTCAAATTTTGTCTGGAAGAAAGGGACTTTGAGGCAGGTGCCCTTGAACTTGAGGCAATCGTTAATAGCATcaaaaggagcagaaaaattatttttgttatcaCACAGCATCTCTTGAAAGATCCATTATGCAAAAG attcAAGGTGCACCATGCAGTTCAGCAAGCTATTGAACAAAATCTGGATTCCATTATATTGATCTTTCTCGAGGAGATTCCAGATTATAAACTGAACCATGCACTCTGTTTGCGAAGAGGAATGTTTAAATCTCACTGTATCTTGAACTGGCCGGTTCAGAAAGAACGGATAGATGCCTTCCATCATAAATTGCAAGTAGCACTTGGATCCAGAAATTCAGcacattaa